From Pieris rapae chromosome 3, ilPieRapa1.1, whole genome shotgun sequence, a single genomic window includes:
- the LOC110991537 gene encoding maspardin-like has protein sequence MMNFSCDLSQSSEYLSFRSSVPLRKIVVDSDGIKAWKIFDSGPKSVTCPLICLPPVSGTADIFYKQVMGLASRGVRVIAAEPPPYWNIKEWCDGFKKLIDYLELDKIHIFGTSLGGFIAQKFTQYTQNCPRVVSLVLCNTFTDTTVFEYNDSVALFWLLPSLVLKRMLMGNFAVDKVDKRIADSIDFMVEKLESLTQSELASRLTLNCTPCYVEPQHLYNLPITIMDVWDESALSSRVREDLYKSYPQAKLAHLKSGGNFPYLSRSDEVNLHLLIHLRQFDGTDISASYLSLHKMPAQNDDNAEEGSVSYFNQRDKFVKIS, from the exons ATGATGAATTTTTCGTGTGATTTGTCTCAATCAAGTGAATATTTGAGTTTTAGGAGTAGTGTCCCGTTACGAAAGATAGTTGTGGATTCTGATGGAATCAAG gcttggaaaatatttgataGTGGTCCGAAATCTGTTACTTGTCCCTTGATATGCTTACCTCCTGTTTCTGGAACagctgatatattttataagcaagTAATGGGACTTGCATCTAGAGGTGTAAGGGTTATTGCAGCTGAACCTCCACCTTATTGGAATATCAAAGAATGGTGTGATGGTTTCAAAAAGCTTATTGACTACCTTGAACTAGATAAAATTCACATTTTTGGAACGTCTTTAG gAGGATTCATTGCACAAAAATTTACACAGTATACTCAGAATTGTCCACGTGTAGTGTCACTTGTATTGTGTAACACATTCACAGACACAACTGTCTTTGAGTACAATGACTCAGTTGCACTGTTTTGGCTTCTACCATCACTGGTTTTGAAAAGAATGCTTATGGGTAATTTTGCTGTTGATAAAGTTGATAAGAGAATTGCAGATTCCATAGATTTTATGGTTGAAAAG CTGGAATCTTTAACTCAATCAGAGCTAGCATCCCGATTGACCTTAAATTGTACTCCATGCTATGTTGAACCACAGCATCTATATAATTTGCCAATCACTATTATGGATGTTTGGGATGAAAGTGCCCTAAGTTCAAGGGTGAGAGAAGATCTTTACAAATCCTATCCACAAGCAAAACTAGCACATTTGAAAAGTGGAGGGAACTTTCCATATTTAAGCAGAAGTGACGAGgtcaatttacatttactg ATTCATTTGAGGCAATTCGATGGTACGGACATCTCGGCTTCTTACTTAAGTTTACACAAAATGCCAGCTCAAAATGACGATAATGCCGAGGAAGGTTCAGTCAGTTACTTCAACCAGAGGGATaagtttgttaaaatatcgtaa